One window from the genome of Pseudoliparis swirei isolate HS2019 ecotype Mariana Trench chromosome 24, NWPU_hadal_v1, whole genome shotgun sequence encodes:
- the LOC130190059 gene encoding oxysterol-binding protein 1-like isoform X13, giving the protein MSEPKSPTPSPGDTYKGWLFKWTNYIKGYQRRWFVLSNGLLSYYRTQAEMGHTCRGTINLATANIAVEDSCNFVISNGGAQTYHLKASSEVERQRWITALELAKAKAVHMQAQSDDSGDDCPAVPATSGQGGGCRNLEIQSTLRTLGSKVEDLNTCNDLIVKHGSALQRSLSELEGIRVAGDMGEKMRQVTERATLFRITSNAMINACRDFLSLAQNHSKRWQKALQVERDQRIRLEETLEQLAKQHNHLERAFRGATVLPPSFSNPALAHKDKKGDASDEEDDNEFFDAMEEPAEFITVPADPKYHRSGSNASGFSSEIGMEDQSVNFDELSLASNPESPQPLELEPVRQRRTRIPDKPNYYLNLWSIMKNCIGKELSKIPMPVNFNEPLSMLQRLSEDLEYYELLDKASKSQSSLEQMCYVAAFTVSSYSTTVHRTGKPFNPLLGETFELDRLKECGYRSLCEQVSHHPPAAAHHASSEKGWTLRQEITLASKFRGKYLSIMPLGSIQCLFEKSNNHYSWKKVTTTVHNIIVGKLWIDQSGEIDVVNHKTGDRCHLKFAPYSYFSRDVPRKVTGVVTDKDGKAHYVLSGTWDEKMEFSRIMQSSKGENGTEGKQRTVYQTLKAKEIWRKNPLPEGAENMYFFSSLALTLNEAEEGVAPTDCRRRPDQRLMEDGRWDEANAAKQRLEEKQRIVRREREREAFKAASTPEEGTHPDNYQAMWFEKLDDPVSGETLHVYKGGYWEAKEQGGWDVCPKIF; this is encoded by the exons ATGTCAGAGCCGAAGTCTCCTACTCCATCCCCTGGAGACACGTACAAGGGTTGGCTTTTCAAATGGACTAACTACATTAAAGGCTACCAGAGACGCTGGTTTGTTCTGAGCAATGGACTTTTGTCTTACTACAG GACCCAGGCAGAGATGGGTCACACATGCCGAGGCACCATCAACTTGGCCACGGCCAATATTGCTGTGGAGGACTCGTGCAATTTTGTTATTTCCAACGGAGGTGCGCAGACCTACCACTTGAAGGCCAGCTCAGAAGTAGAGCGGCAGCGATGGATCACCGCTCTGGAGCTCGCCAAGGCAAAGGCCGTCCACATGCAGGCTCAATCTG ATGACTCGGGTGATGACTGTCCTGCAGTGCCCGCCACCTCAGGACAGGGGGGAGGCTGCCGCAACTTAGAAATCCAGTCCACACTTCGCACACTCGGCAGCAAGGTGGAGGACCTCAACACCTGCAATGATCTCATTGTCAAGCATGGGTCTGCACTCCAAAG GTCTTTGTCGGAACTGGAGGGGATTCGTGTCGCAGGAGACATGGGGGAAAAGATGAGACAAGTTACAGAGAGAGCCACACTGTTCAGAATCACCTCCAATGCCATGATTAAT GCATGTAGAGACTTCCTCTCCCTGGCCCAGAACCACAGTAAGCGCTGGCAGAAGGCCCTACAGGTTGAGCGAGACCAAAGGATCCGGCTGGAGGAGACTCTGGAGCAGCTGGCCAAACAGCACAATCACTTGGAAAGAGCGTTCAGAGGAGCCACAGTTCTCCCCCCCTCATTCAGCAATCCCGCCTTAGCTCACAAAG ACAAAAAAGGCGATGCCAGTGACGAGGAAGATGACAATGAGTTCTTCGATGCGATGGAAGAGCCAGCAGAGTTTATCACCGTCCCTGCCGACCCCAAGTATCACAG ATCTGGCAGCAACGCCAGTGGGTTCAGCAGTGAGATTGGCATGGAAGATCAGTCCGTAAAT TTTGATGAACTGTCTTTGGCATCCAACCCAGAGTCGCCGCAGCCCCTTGAGCTAGAGCCCGTTCGACAGAGGCGGACTCGTATCCCCGACAAGCCCAACTATTACCTCAATCTGTGGAGCATCATGAAGAATTGTATTGGAAAGGAGCTCTCAAAGATACCAATGCCT GTGAATTTCAATGAGCCCCTCTCAATGCTGCAACGTCTTTCTGAAGACCTGGAGTACTACGAGCTGCTGGATAAGGCTTCTAAAAGTCAGAGCTCTCTGGAGCAGATGTGTTATGTAGCTGCTTTCACCGTCTCCTCCTACTCCACCACTGTCCACCGCACGGGGAAACCCTTCAATCCTCTGCTGGGAGAAACGTTTGAGCTCGATAGGCTAAAAGAATGTGGCTACCGCTCCCTCTGTGAACAG GTGAGTCACCACccacctgctgctgctcaccATGCCAGCTCTGAAAAGGGCTGGACCCTCAGACAAGAGATTACCCTGGCCAGCAAGTTTAGAGGAAAATATCTCTCCATCATgcctttgg gtTCTATCCAGTGTTTATTTGAAAAGAGCAACAATCACTACTCTTGGAAGAAAGTGACGACAACTGTACACAACATCATTGTTGGAAAGTTATGGATTGACCAG tCAGGGGAGATCGATGTGGTGAACCACAAGACAGGAGATCGCTGCCACCTTAAGTTTGCTCCCTATAGTTACTTCTCCAGAGATGTACCAAGAAAG GTAACGGGAGTCGTAACCGATAAGGATGGGAAGGCCCATTACGTGCTTTCAGGAACCTGGGATGAGAAGATGGAGTTTTCCAGGATAATGCAGAGCAGTAAAGGCGAGAACGGCACCGAAGGCAAACAGAGGACCGTCTATCAGACCCTCAAAGCCAAAGAAATCTGGAGAAAGAACCCCTTACC CGAGGGAGCGGAGAACATGTACTTCTTCTCCTCGCTGGCCTTGACGCTCAATGAGGCTGAAGAGGGGGTGGCGCCGACGGACTGCCGACGGCGCCCTGACCAGAGGTTGATGGAGGACGGCCGTTGGGACGAGGCGAACGCAGCGAAACAGCGGCTCGAAGAGAAACAGCGCATCGTCCGccgagaaagggagagggaggcttTCAAAGCAGCCAGCACGCCGGAGGAAg GCACCCATCCAGACAACTACCAAGCGATGTGGTTTGAGAAGTTGGACGACCCCGTGTCCGGAGAGACCTTGCACGTCTACAAGGGCGGTTACTGGGAGGCGAAGGAACAAGGCGGCTGGGACGTGTGCCCTAAAATCTTCTGA
- the LOC130190059 gene encoding oxysterol-binding protein 1-like isoform X11, translating into MSEPKSPTPSPGDTYKGWLFKWTNYIKGYQRRWFVLSNGLLSYYRTQAEMGHTCRGTINLATANIAVEDSCNFVISNGGAQTYHLKASSEVERQRWITALELAKAKAVHMQAQSDDSGDDCPAVPATSGQGGGCRNLEIQSTLRTLGSKVEDLNTCNDLIVKHGSALQRSLSELEGIRVAGDMGEKMRQVTERATLFRITSNAMINACRDFLSLAQNHSKRWQKALQVERDQRIRLEETLEQLAKQHNHLERAFRGATVLPPSFSNPALAHKDKKGDASDEEDDNEFFDAMEEPAEFITVPADPKYHRRSGSNASGFSSEIGMEDQSVNFDELSLASNPESPQPLELEPVRQRRTRIPDKPNYYLNLWSIMKNCIGKELSKIPMPVNFNEPLSMLQRLSEDLEYYELLDKASKSQSSLEQMCYVAAFTVSSYSTTVHRTGKPFNPLLGETFELDRLKECGYRSLCEQVSHHPPAAAHHASSEKGWTLRQEITLASKFRGKYLSIMPLGSIQCLFEKSNNHYSWKKVTTTVHNIIVGKLWIDQSGEIDVVNHKTGDRCHLKFAPYSYFSRDVPRKVTGVVTDKDGKAHYVLSGTWDEKMEFSRIMQSSKGENGTEGKQRTVYQTLKAKEIWRKNPLPEGAENMYFFSSLALTLNEAEEGVAPTDCRRRPDQRLMEDGRWDEANAAKQRLEEKQRIVRREREREAFKAASTPEEAVTEDSVNDSPSKSTHPDNYQAMWFEKLDDPVSGETLHVYKGGYWEAKEQGGWDVCPKIF; encoded by the exons ATGTCAGAGCCGAAGTCTCCTACTCCATCCCCTGGAGACACGTACAAGGGTTGGCTTTTCAAATGGACTAACTACATTAAAGGCTACCAGAGACGCTGGTTTGTTCTGAGCAATGGACTTTTGTCTTACTACAG GACCCAGGCAGAGATGGGTCACACATGCCGAGGCACCATCAACTTGGCCACGGCCAATATTGCTGTGGAGGACTCGTGCAATTTTGTTATTTCCAACGGAGGTGCGCAGACCTACCACTTGAAGGCCAGCTCAGAAGTAGAGCGGCAGCGATGGATCACCGCTCTGGAGCTCGCCAAGGCAAAGGCCGTCCACATGCAGGCTCAATCTG ATGACTCGGGTGATGACTGTCCTGCAGTGCCCGCCACCTCAGGACAGGGGGGAGGCTGCCGCAACTTAGAAATCCAGTCCACACTTCGCACACTCGGCAGCAAGGTGGAGGACCTCAACACCTGCAATGATCTCATTGTCAAGCATGGGTCTGCACTCCAAAG GTCTTTGTCGGAACTGGAGGGGATTCGTGTCGCAGGAGACATGGGGGAAAAGATGAGACAAGTTACAGAGAGAGCCACACTGTTCAGAATCACCTCCAATGCCATGATTAAT GCATGTAGAGACTTCCTCTCCCTGGCCCAGAACCACAGTAAGCGCTGGCAGAAGGCCCTACAGGTTGAGCGAGACCAAAGGATCCGGCTGGAGGAGACTCTGGAGCAGCTGGCCAAACAGCACAATCACTTGGAAAGAGCGTTCAGAGGAGCCACAGTTCTCCCCCCCTCATTCAGCAATCCCGCCTTAGCTCACAAAG ACAAAAAAGGCGATGCCAGTGACGAGGAAGATGACAATGAGTTCTTCGATGCGATGGAAGAGCCAGCAGAGTTTATCACCGTCCCTGCCGACCCCAAGTATCACAG GAGATCTGGCAGCAACGCCAGTGGGTTCAGCAGTGAGATTGGCATGGAAGATCAGTCCGTAAAT TTTGATGAACTGTCTTTGGCATCCAACCCAGAGTCGCCGCAGCCCCTTGAGCTAGAGCCCGTTCGACAGAGGCGGACTCGTATCCCCGACAAGCCCAACTATTACCTCAATCTGTGGAGCATCATGAAGAATTGTATTGGAAAGGAGCTCTCAAAGATACCAATGCCT GTGAATTTCAATGAGCCCCTCTCAATGCTGCAACGTCTTTCTGAAGACCTGGAGTACTACGAGCTGCTGGATAAGGCTTCTAAAAGTCAGAGCTCTCTGGAGCAGATGTGTTATGTAGCTGCTTTCACCGTCTCCTCCTACTCCACCACTGTCCACCGCACGGGGAAACCCTTCAATCCTCTGCTGGGAGAAACGTTTGAGCTCGATAGGCTAAAAGAATGTGGCTACCGCTCCCTCTGTGAACAG GTGAGTCACCACccacctgctgctgctcaccATGCCAGCTCTGAAAAGGGCTGGACCCTCAGACAAGAGATTACCCTGGCCAGCAAGTTTAGAGGAAAATATCTCTCCATCATgcctttgg gtTCTATCCAGTGTTTATTTGAAAAGAGCAACAATCACTACTCTTGGAAGAAAGTGACGACAACTGTACACAACATCATTGTTGGAAAGTTATGGATTGACCAG tCAGGGGAGATCGATGTGGTGAACCACAAGACAGGAGATCGCTGCCACCTTAAGTTTGCTCCCTATAGTTACTTCTCCAGAGATGTACCAAGAAAG GTAACGGGAGTCGTAACCGATAAGGATGGGAAGGCCCATTACGTGCTTTCAGGAACCTGGGATGAGAAGATGGAGTTTTCCAGGATAATGCAGAGCAGTAAAGGCGAGAACGGCACCGAAGGCAAACAGAGGACCGTCTATCAGACCCTCAAAGCCAAAGAAATCTGGAGAAAGAACCCCTTACC CGAGGGAGCGGAGAACATGTACTTCTTCTCCTCGCTGGCCTTGACGCTCAATGAGGCTGAAGAGGGGGTGGCGCCGACGGACTGCCGACGGCGCCCTGACCAGAGGTTGATGGAGGACGGCCGTTGGGACGAGGCGAACGCAGCGAAACAGCGGCTCGAAGAGAAACAGCGCATCGTCCGccgagaaagggagagggaggcttTCAAAGCAGCCAGCACGCCGGAGGAAg CTGTCACTGAGGATTCAGTCAATGATTCACCCTCGAAAA GCACCCATCCAGACAACTACCAAGCGATGTGGTTTGAGAAGTTGGACGACCCCGTGTCCGGAGAGACCTTGCACGTCTACAAGGGCGGTTACTGGGAGGCGAAGGAACAAGGCGGCTGGGACGTGTGCCCTAAAATCTTCTGA
- the LOC130190059 gene encoding oxysterol-binding protein 1-like isoform X12, with translation MSEPKSPTPSPGDTYKGWLFKWTNYIKGYQRRWFVLSNGLLSYYRTQAEMGHTCRGTINLATANIAVEDSCNFVISNGGAQTYHLKASSEVERQRWITALELAKAKAVHMQAQSDDSGDDCPAVPATSGQGGGCRNLEIQSTLRTLGSKVEDLNTCNDLIVKHGSALQRSLSELEGIRVAGDMGEKMRQVTERATLFRITSNAMINACRDFLSLAQNHSKRWQKALQVERDQRIRLEETLEQLAKQHNHLERAFRGATVLPPSFSNPALAHKDKKGDASDEEDDNEFFDAMEEPAEFITVPADPKYHRRSGSNASGFSSEIGMEDQSVNFDELSLASNPESPQPLELEPVRQRRTRIPDKPNYYLNLWSIMKNCIGKELSKIPMPVNFNEPLSMLQRLSEDLEYYELLDKASKSQSSLEQMCYVAAFTVSSYSTTVHRTGKPFNPLLGETFELDRLKECGYRSLCEQVSHHPPAAAHHASSEKGWTLRQEITLASKFRGKYLSIMPLGSIQCLFEKSNNHYSWKKVTTTVHNIIVGKLWIDQSGEIDVVNHKTGDRCHLKFAPYSYFSRDVPRKVTGVVTDKDGKAHYVLSGTWDEKMEFSRIMQSSKGENGTEGKQRTVYQTLKAKEIWRKNPLPEGAENMYFFSSLALTLNEAEEGVAPTDCRRRPDQRLMEDGRWDEANAAKQRLEEKQRIVRREREREAFKAASTPEEGTHPDNYQAMWFEKLDDPVSGETLHVYKGGYWEAKEQGGWDVCPKIF, from the exons ATGTCAGAGCCGAAGTCTCCTACTCCATCCCCTGGAGACACGTACAAGGGTTGGCTTTTCAAATGGACTAACTACATTAAAGGCTACCAGAGACGCTGGTTTGTTCTGAGCAATGGACTTTTGTCTTACTACAG GACCCAGGCAGAGATGGGTCACACATGCCGAGGCACCATCAACTTGGCCACGGCCAATATTGCTGTGGAGGACTCGTGCAATTTTGTTATTTCCAACGGAGGTGCGCAGACCTACCACTTGAAGGCCAGCTCAGAAGTAGAGCGGCAGCGATGGATCACCGCTCTGGAGCTCGCCAAGGCAAAGGCCGTCCACATGCAGGCTCAATCTG ATGACTCGGGTGATGACTGTCCTGCAGTGCCCGCCACCTCAGGACAGGGGGGAGGCTGCCGCAACTTAGAAATCCAGTCCACACTTCGCACACTCGGCAGCAAGGTGGAGGACCTCAACACCTGCAATGATCTCATTGTCAAGCATGGGTCTGCACTCCAAAG GTCTTTGTCGGAACTGGAGGGGATTCGTGTCGCAGGAGACATGGGGGAAAAGATGAGACAAGTTACAGAGAGAGCCACACTGTTCAGAATCACCTCCAATGCCATGATTAAT GCATGTAGAGACTTCCTCTCCCTGGCCCAGAACCACAGTAAGCGCTGGCAGAAGGCCCTACAGGTTGAGCGAGACCAAAGGATCCGGCTGGAGGAGACTCTGGAGCAGCTGGCCAAACAGCACAATCACTTGGAAAGAGCGTTCAGAGGAGCCACAGTTCTCCCCCCCTCATTCAGCAATCCCGCCTTAGCTCACAAAG ACAAAAAAGGCGATGCCAGTGACGAGGAAGATGACAATGAGTTCTTCGATGCGATGGAAGAGCCAGCAGAGTTTATCACCGTCCCTGCCGACCCCAAGTATCACAG GAGATCTGGCAGCAACGCCAGTGGGTTCAGCAGTGAGATTGGCATGGAAGATCAGTCCGTAAAT TTTGATGAACTGTCTTTGGCATCCAACCCAGAGTCGCCGCAGCCCCTTGAGCTAGAGCCCGTTCGACAGAGGCGGACTCGTATCCCCGACAAGCCCAACTATTACCTCAATCTGTGGAGCATCATGAAGAATTGTATTGGAAAGGAGCTCTCAAAGATACCAATGCCT GTGAATTTCAATGAGCCCCTCTCAATGCTGCAACGTCTTTCTGAAGACCTGGAGTACTACGAGCTGCTGGATAAGGCTTCTAAAAGTCAGAGCTCTCTGGAGCAGATGTGTTATGTAGCTGCTTTCACCGTCTCCTCCTACTCCACCACTGTCCACCGCACGGGGAAACCCTTCAATCCTCTGCTGGGAGAAACGTTTGAGCTCGATAGGCTAAAAGAATGTGGCTACCGCTCCCTCTGTGAACAG GTGAGTCACCACccacctgctgctgctcaccATGCCAGCTCTGAAAAGGGCTGGACCCTCAGACAAGAGATTACCCTGGCCAGCAAGTTTAGAGGAAAATATCTCTCCATCATgcctttgg gtTCTATCCAGTGTTTATTTGAAAAGAGCAACAATCACTACTCTTGGAAGAAAGTGACGACAACTGTACACAACATCATTGTTGGAAAGTTATGGATTGACCAG tCAGGGGAGATCGATGTGGTGAACCACAAGACAGGAGATCGCTGCCACCTTAAGTTTGCTCCCTATAGTTACTTCTCCAGAGATGTACCAAGAAAG GTAACGGGAGTCGTAACCGATAAGGATGGGAAGGCCCATTACGTGCTTTCAGGAACCTGGGATGAGAAGATGGAGTTTTCCAGGATAATGCAGAGCAGTAAAGGCGAGAACGGCACCGAAGGCAAACAGAGGACCGTCTATCAGACCCTCAAAGCCAAAGAAATCTGGAGAAAGAACCCCTTACC CGAGGGAGCGGAGAACATGTACTTCTTCTCCTCGCTGGCCTTGACGCTCAATGAGGCTGAAGAGGGGGTGGCGCCGACGGACTGCCGACGGCGCCCTGACCAGAGGTTGATGGAGGACGGCCGTTGGGACGAGGCGAACGCAGCGAAACAGCGGCTCGAAGAGAAACAGCGCATCGTCCGccgagaaagggagagggaggcttTCAAAGCAGCCAGCACGCCGGAGGAAg GCACCCATCCAGACAACTACCAAGCGATGTGGTTTGAGAAGTTGGACGACCCCGTGTCCGGAGAGACCTTGCACGTCTACAAGGGCGGTTACTGGGAGGCGAAGGAACAAGGCGGCTGGGACGTGTGCCCTAAAATCTTCTGA
- the LOC130190059 gene encoding oxysterol-binding protein 1-like isoform X2, with protein sequence MSEPKSPTPSPGDTYKGWLFKWTNYIKGYQRRWFVLSNGLLSYYRTQAEMGHTCRGTINLATANIAVEDSCNFVISNGGAQTYHLKASSEVERQRWITALELAKAKAVHMQAQSDDSGDDCPAVPATSGQGGGCRNLEIQSTLRTLGSKVEDLNTCNDLIVKHGSALQRSLSELEGIRVAGDMGEKMRQVTERATLFRITSNAMINACRDFLSLAQNHSKRWQKALQVERDQRIRLEETLEQLAKQHNHLERAFRGATVLPPSFSNPALAHKDKKGDASDEEDDNEFFDAMEEPAEFITVPADPKYHRSGSNASGFSSEIGMEDQSVNFDELSLASNPESPQPLELEPVRQRRTRIPDKPNYYLNLWSIMKNCIGKELSKIPMPVNFNEPLSMLQRLSEDLEYYELLDKASKSQSSLEQMCYVAAFTVSSYSTTVHRTGKPFNPLLGETFELDRLKECGYRSLCEQVSHHPPAAAHHASSEKGWTLRQEITLASKFRGKYLSIMPLGSIQCLFEKSNNHYSWKKVTTTVHNIIVGKLWIDQSGEIDVVNHKTGDRCHLKFAPYSYFSRDVPRKVTGVVTDKDGKAHYVLSGTWDEKMEFSRIMQSSKGENGTEGKQRTVYQTLKAKEIWRKNPLPEGAENMYFFSSLALTLNEAEEGVAPTDCRRRPDQRLMEDGRWDEANAAKQRLEEKQRIVRREREREAFKAASTPEEAVTEDSVNDSPSKTDAVETGTEANEALDETDTEDSHPHTPVASPYGPSLSPYLMEGNEGPYGAQIKSTHPDNYQAMWFEKLDDPVSGETLHVYKGGYWEAKEQGGWDVCPKIF encoded by the exons ATGTCAGAGCCGAAGTCTCCTACTCCATCCCCTGGAGACACGTACAAGGGTTGGCTTTTCAAATGGACTAACTACATTAAAGGCTACCAGAGACGCTGGTTTGTTCTGAGCAATGGACTTTTGTCTTACTACAG GACCCAGGCAGAGATGGGTCACACATGCCGAGGCACCATCAACTTGGCCACGGCCAATATTGCTGTGGAGGACTCGTGCAATTTTGTTATTTCCAACGGAGGTGCGCAGACCTACCACTTGAAGGCCAGCTCAGAAGTAGAGCGGCAGCGATGGATCACCGCTCTGGAGCTCGCCAAGGCAAAGGCCGTCCACATGCAGGCTCAATCTG ATGACTCGGGTGATGACTGTCCTGCAGTGCCCGCCACCTCAGGACAGGGGGGAGGCTGCCGCAACTTAGAAATCCAGTCCACACTTCGCACACTCGGCAGCAAGGTGGAGGACCTCAACACCTGCAATGATCTCATTGTCAAGCATGGGTCTGCACTCCAAAG GTCTTTGTCGGAACTGGAGGGGATTCGTGTCGCAGGAGACATGGGGGAAAAGATGAGACAAGTTACAGAGAGAGCCACACTGTTCAGAATCACCTCCAATGCCATGATTAAT GCATGTAGAGACTTCCTCTCCCTGGCCCAGAACCACAGTAAGCGCTGGCAGAAGGCCCTACAGGTTGAGCGAGACCAAAGGATCCGGCTGGAGGAGACTCTGGAGCAGCTGGCCAAACAGCACAATCACTTGGAAAGAGCGTTCAGAGGAGCCACAGTTCTCCCCCCCTCATTCAGCAATCCCGCCTTAGCTCACAAAG ACAAAAAAGGCGATGCCAGTGACGAGGAAGATGACAATGAGTTCTTCGATGCGATGGAAGAGCCAGCAGAGTTTATCACCGTCCCTGCCGACCCCAAGTATCACAG ATCTGGCAGCAACGCCAGTGGGTTCAGCAGTGAGATTGGCATGGAAGATCAGTCCGTAAAT TTTGATGAACTGTCTTTGGCATCCAACCCAGAGTCGCCGCAGCCCCTTGAGCTAGAGCCCGTTCGACAGAGGCGGACTCGTATCCCCGACAAGCCCAACTATTACCTCAATCTGTGGAGCATCATGAAGAATTGTATTGGAAAGGAGCTCTCAAAGATACCAATGCCT GTGAATTTCAATGAGCCCCTCTCAATGCTGCAACGTCTTTCTGAAGACCTGGAGTACTACGAGCTGCTGGATAAGGCTTCTAAAAGTCAGAGCTCTCTGGAGCAGATGTGTTATGTAGCTGCTTTCACCGTCTCCTCCTACTCCACCACTGTCCACCGCACGGGGAAACCCTTCAATCCTCTGCTGGGAGAAACGTTTGAGCTCGATAGGCTAAAAGAATGTGGCTACCGCTCCCTCTGTGAACAG GTGAGTCACCACccacctgctgctgctcaccATGCCAGCTCTGAAAAGGGCTGGACCCTCAGACAAGAGATTACCCTGGCCAGCAAGTTTAGAGGAAAATATCTCTCCATCATgcctttgg gtTCTATCCAGTGTTTATTTGAAAAGAGCAACAATCACTACTCTTGGAAGAAAGTGACGACAACTGTACACAACATCATTGTTGGAAAGTTATGGATTGACCAG tCAGGGGAGATCGATGTGGTGAACCACAAGACAGGAGATCGCTGCCACCTTAAGTTTGCTCCCTATAGTTACTTCTCCAGAGATGTACCAAGAAAG GTAACGGGAGTCGTAACCGATAAGGATGGGAAGGCCCATTACGTGCTTTCAGGAACCTGGGATGAGAAGATGGAGTTTTCCAGGATAATGCAGAGCAGTAAAGGCGAGAACGGCACCGAAGGCAAACAGAGGACCGTCTATCAGACCCTCAAAGCCAAAGAAATCTGGAGAAAGAACCCCTTACC CGAGGGAGCGGAGAACATGTACTTCTTCTCCTCGCTGGCCTTGACGCTCAATGAGGCTGAAGAGGGGGTGGCGCCGACGGACTGCCGACGGCGCCCTGACCAGAGGTTGATGGAGGACGGCCGTTGGGACGAGGCGAACGCAGCGAAACAGCGGCTCGAAGAGAAACAGCGCATCGTCCGccgagaaagggagagggaggcttTCAAAGCAGCCAGCACGCCGGAGGAAg CTGTCACTGAGGATTCAGTCAATGATTCACCCTCGAAAA CTGATGCAGTGGAGACTGGCACAGAAGCAAATGAGGCTTTGGATGAAA CTGACACAGAGGACTCTCATCCCCATACACCTGTTGCAT CCCCTTATGGACCATCACTCTCCCCATATCTAA TGGAAGGCAATGAAGGTCCTTATGGAGCTCAAATAAAAA GCACCCATCCAGACAACTACCAAGCGATGTGGTTTGAGAAGTTGGACGACCCCGTGTCCGGAGAGACCTTGCACGTCTACAAGGGCGGTTACTGGGAGGCGAAGGAACAAGGCGGCTGGGACGTGTGCCCTAAAATCTTCTGA